A stretch of DNA from Opisthocomus hoazin isolate bOpiHoa1 chromosome 15, bOpiHoa1.hap1, whole genome shotgun sequence:
AGAAGGCCAACGTGACCATGGAGGCAGAGAGATGAGGCTGCAGCAGAAAGTGAACCCGGCGGGGACCCCTGCGTATAAATATATACAGTTCtttcccctgccacccccctcccCGAAGAGGAGAGGAACTCTGCTGCCAGGGCACCTGGCAGCCGCCGAGACACATGAGCAAATAGCTGCCTTGCATGGGTTTGGTTTGAAGTAGTTTTTACTTGTCCTGGAGCTGAATGGAGCTCCCCGGAGACAGCGGGAGGCTGCGTGGGACGCGGGACCGGTTCTGGCCTCTGCCTGGGACCCCGCTGCTGCCAGGCTCTCGGGGCGGGAGCACCCCCTCCTCTCTTGGGACACTGGATTTTGCATGCAAGTGACATTTGCGGAGGAGGCCCCTTCTTCACggtccccagggccaccccacCAGGCGGAGTGGGCTGTGCCTGAGTGTTTCCCCCCTCCCTCGGCCCCACTCAACTGGGTGGGGGGCAGGCACCCCACGCAGCTTGTATTTTTTGTaagggagggagagagcaagGACTGTTCCTGCTCGGCCGCAGCCTCCACCCCGCATGCGCCATGCTCGCtggtgagcagggctgggggatgcCAGCTCCCGGTGAGGCGCCTGGCCCAGCCCTGGCGATGGGAAGCAGGGGGTGGGCTGCGGGTGCCCGGCTGGGCCAGCGCGCACACTCCCCCCTTGCCCTGCTGggatggggtttggggtttgtccCGGGGCTGTTCGCATGACACAGTGTAACCCTAGAGATTGGGATCGTTTTTAACCCCTCTGTTCTTTTCTCCCGGCGGCTGGAAGTCTCTCCGGACGCGCCGCAGCTGCTTGCAATACACGCTCTTCTGCTTTGAACCCAGTATCTTTGCTTCGTTTGCAGCAGCGGTGGGGACGCAGGGAAGGCCGGCCTGGGCCCGAGGTGTTGCAGGATCCCCTCTCCGAGCGGCTTTGTGCGTGCCATGCCTCCAAGCTGGGGCTGGCTGCATCTCTGCTGTGTGTGAGCTGCTCCGAACACCCCGTCCCACCTGTGTGGTGACTGCCAGCTGCCTTTGGCCAGGCGCATGCCAGGGCTCAGCCTCGGCAGAAGGCAGCCCGGCTTTGCCTGCTGCCCCACCAGCTGCGGGTGCGAGACCCcaccaggagctggggcaggctgatggcagggctgcagggaacCCTCGGGCTCCCCGTGTGACGCCCACAGGTCCTGGGGGTCTTGCTGTGACCTGGCTCCTATTCCCTCTTTGCTGGGTGACAGGGGCCAGGTCCCTTGGAGGCTGCCATCCCTGCTGAGCTCTCTCCCCATGAGGCCATGCTCCTGCGCTCACCAGTCAATAATTAATTTCAGTCTCTCATTTGTGTTGCTAAAATAAACATTGTAGGAGGACAGTTGCACCCATGCTGCCTGTTGTGCAGCATTGGCAGAGGCTGGGAGCGAGGGCTGGAGGTGGTGCTGGTCCTCGAGCTGCCCTGCGCAGGGTTGTGCCGGAGTGGTGTGCCTCAGTCCTGCTCCACCGATGTGGACTGGGCTGAGCTGGTGGCATCTGGAGTGAGCTGGGGCCATGGGCCTCGTGTTCTGACTGCAGTGGCCCGAGCACATCGAGGCCAGCGAGGAGTCCTGCTGTGAGCGGGGATGGGCTGCGAGGCAGGAGCTGCGTGGCACAGAGCCCACCCGGGGAGACACGGAGAAGGGATCTGGGCTCAGGAGGCACCTGCCTGTGGAACAGCTAAGCTGTGtggagattggggggggggggggggggggaggagaccACAGCCTGCCTGTGACTGTCCCAGGGCCACCAGGAGCCATGGGGTTGGAAAAATCCAGGACCACACCACAAACCTGAATGCCTAGTCAGAGAGAGCCCACAGGGACGTGGCACGGCCCAAAAGTGTCAGGCTCTGGTCACCAAGTCCCCAAGGATGCCCTGTGTGCACCCGCAAGCATGGGGACCATGCAGGAGAGGTGACAGAGAAGGGAGCGTTGTTGTGGCCTGTGGTGTTACCCCACTGCAATGAGCGGCTGTGGGGCAGCGTGGCCCCCGTCCCACCAGTGCCCTGaggccaggcagcagagccctggtgcgcctgccccctccccagacccccatGCCATGTCGCAGCCCACTGCCCAGCTCAACCGCCGGCTCATGAGGAGCCCGTCTTTGCCCGCATGGCAGAACCTGCAGTGCAGGACAAACAGCCTCACGCGGGGCACCATGGCCCCAGGATGGCCTGGGGGGGACAGCCGAGGTGGGCACTCACGGGAGTACGGGGACGCGTAGTGGCTGCCCTACCTGGAGGTGCGGTGCGTCTCCGCAGTGcgccgggagcagggctgggcgtTGCTTTGGTTCGAGCAGGACACACCAGCTCAGGTGGCTGCGCAGCCTGGTCGGAGCTCACGTGGTGCTCTggggctgctcccctgcctgggAAGTCCTTGCCCATGGTGGTGGTCCTGGTGGCAGCTATGAGCTCAGCCTGCCCTCACAGACAACCCCATTAATGCCCAAAATACCCACTTGTCTCCAGAGGGAAGAGCAGCCGGTGCCATCAGAGGTGCCCTTGGGGCTGTGCCCAGCCCGCAGCATGCTCACCATCCCGGCAGGGGTGGGCTCAGAGGGTTTCTAGAGCACAGGGACACATGGGGATGGGGGCTTACGTTCTTGCAGGCAAAGTCTGCAGGGTCTCCACAGGGACAGGCAGTGGTGAGGGAACCGGGGGTGGGCAGTGGCCCAGCAGGACTCATGGGTACCCCTCAGCCGGCCCTGCTGCTCCCTTCACTCTCCCTGGGCAGAGAGCACCGACGTTACCCCTCCAGCCCAGGGAGAGGGACCCCAAAGGGACAGAGAGGGACGTGATGGCACCTGGCAAGCCTCATCTCCCCGGcagctgctgtgccaggaggctggagctgctggcgcTGGCTGGCCTTTGGGATGGTCACCAAGTGCCTGCGGATGAGGATGTGAAGGCGGAGTCGGGCAGCGGTCTCTA
This window harbors:
- the LOC142363236 gene encoding uncharacterized protein LOC142363236 isoform X1, which encodes MSPAGPLPTPGSLTTACPCGDPADFACKNAELIAATRTTTMGKDFPGRGAAPEHHVSSDQAAQPPELVCPARTKATPSPAPGALRRRTAPPGRCLLSPDPFSVSPRVGSVPRSSCLAAHPRSQQDSSLASMCSGHCSQNTRPMAPAHSRCHQLSPVHIGGAGLRHTTPAQPCAGQLEDQHHLQPSLPASANAAQQAAWVQLSSYNVYFSNTNERLKLIIDW
- the LOC142363236 gene encoding uncharacterized protein LOC142363236 isoform X2 codes for the protein MSPAGPLPTPGSLTTACPCGDPADFACKNAELIAATRTTTMGKDFPGRGAAPEHHVSSDQAAQPPELVCPARTKATPSPAPGALRRRTAPPAPASQPIPAHSRTPRWPRCARATAVRTRGPWPQLTPDATSSAQSTSVEQD
- the LOC142363236 gene encoding uncharacterized protein LOC142363236 isoform X3; translated protein: MSPAGPLPTPGSLTTACPCGDPADFACKNAELIAATRTTTMGKDFPGRGAAPEHHVSSDQAAQPPELVCPARTKATPSPAPGALRRRTAPPGHPWGLGDQSLTLLGRATSLWALSD